A window of Syngnathoides biaculeatus isolate LvHL_M chromosome 9, ASM1980259v1, whole genome shotgun sequence contains these coding sequences:
- the pik3r6a gene encoding bMERB domain-containing protein 1 isoform X2 has protein sequence MEKKRESFLQYGSLNRAQWSAGSHKAEGDVVSMADSSITVDDIEGELFKIDRIRDVLVRRESELRYMMDDIQLCKEITRLKKELQKLVSRPDNDKSKEDRQKEEELLLQIHKLVQTRDFLVDDVEFERLREKEEDKEMADFLRSKFPRHSQKKDGPSRLAASEARQNSSPLSKTGLSLLKECCGFTCAIM, from the exons atggagaagaagagagAATCTTTCCTTCAGTACGGATCGCTGAATCGTGCGCAATGGAGCGCCGGGAGCCACAAAGCAG AGGGGGACGTGGTGTCCATGGCGGACTCCAGCATCACCGTGGACGACATCGAGGGCGAACTCTTCAAGATTGACCGCATCAGAGACGTTCTGGTCCGCAGGGAGTCGGAGCTCCGATACAT GATGGACGACATTCAGCTGTGCAAGGAGATCACTCGGCTGAAGAAGGAGCTGCAAAAATTAGTGTCGCGACCAG ACAACGACAAGTCCAAGGAGGATCGACAGAAAGAAGAAGAGCTTCTTCTGCAGATTCACAAATTGGTGCAAACCAGAGACTTCCTGGTGGATGACGTGGAGTTCGAAAGACTCAG GGAGAAGGAAGAAGATAAAGAAATGGCCGATTTTCTGCGGTCCAAATTCCCGAGACACTCGCAGAAAAAAG ACGGACCGAGCAGGCTTGCGGCATCCGAGGCTCGGCAGAACTCTTCCCCGTTGTCCAAGACGGGCCTCAGCCTGCTGAAGGAGTGCTGCGGCTTCACTTGCGCCATCATGTAG
- the pik3r6a gene encoding bMERB domain-containing protein 1 isoform X1, translated as MALRPLCRDQLDRRGVLHPLAEHAGRISFLCRSVTWAGNESQPGCGVSLFMLYFLFFLSVLVAAAACASQGGGDAGGMEKKRESFLQYGSLNRAQWSAGSHKAEGDVVSMADSSITVDDIEGELFKIDRIRDVLVRRESELRYMMDDIQLCKEITRLKKELQKLVSRPDNDKSKEDRQKEEELLLQIHKLVQTRDFLVDDVEFERLREKEEDKEMADFLRSKFPRHSQKKDGPSRLAASEARQNSSPLSKTGLSLLKECCGFTCAIM; from the exons ATGGCGCTGCGGCCCCTGTGCCGTGACCAGCTTGATCGTCGGGGAGTCCTCCATCCGCTGGCCGAGCATGCGGGGCGCATCTCGTTCCTCTGCAGGTCGGTGACTTGGGCTGGCAATGAGTCACAGCCGGGATGCGGTGTTTCACTTTTCATGCTTTATTTCttattctttctttctgttcttgttgctgctgctgcgtgTGCGTCCCAGGGAGGAGGAGACGCTGGAGggatggagaagaagagagAATCTTTCCTTCAGTACGGATCGCTGAATCGTGCGCAATGGAGCGCCGGGAGCCACAAAGCAG AGGGGGACGTGGTGTCCATGGCGGACTCCAGCATCACCGTGGACGACATCGAGGGCGAACTCTTCAAGATTGACCGCATCAGAGACGTTCTGGTCCGCAGGGAGTCGGAGCTCCGATACAT GATGGACGACATTCAGCTGTGCAAGGAGATCACTCGGCTGAAGAAGGAGCTGCAAAAATTAGTGTCGCGACCAG ACAACGACAAGTCCAAGGAGGATCGACAGAAAGAAGAAGAGCTTCTTCTGCAGATTCACAAATTGGTGCAAACCAGAGACTTCCTGGTGGATGACGTGGAGTTCGAAAGACTCAG GGAGAAGGAAGAAGATAAAGAAATGGCCGATTTTCTGCGGTCCAAATTCCCGAGACACTCGCAGAAAAAAG ACGGACCGAGCAGGCTTGCGGCATCCGAGGCTCGGCAGAACTCTTCCCCGTTGTCCAAGACGGGCCTCAGCCTGCTGAAGGAGTGCTGCGGCTTCACTTGCGCCATCATGTAG